A window from Hemicordylus capensis ecotype Gifberg chromosome 2, rHemCap1.1.pri, whole genome shotgun sequence encodes these proteins:
- the ARMC6 gene encoding armadillo repeat-containing protein 6 isoform X2 produces MAAKQITQETFDEVVQENIVEFGLEPEEALNEAVQQFESQGVDLSNIVKEAPNPTSENGQEQNHAILQTLDSLQKAIVDSDSSEMDELLGSFAEQCRRELAVRYLAGRKGAYAAVLAAGRLACEDRCSLLKALEALSALTDGQPDLLDASGQELLLQVLQGSRDAADLTFVAIRCVRHACLKHEQNRQDLVRGGVLPLLAGAIVQHGDRANVVREACSGLRIMTFDDDIRVPFGHAHDHAKMIVSDHDGLRILIEAAKAFTDDCSVLSEICATLGRLAVRNEFCQEIVDLGGLNFMVALLADCIDHQELVKQVLSAIRAIAGNDDVKDAIVNVGGTDLIVLAMSRHLASPQVCEQSCAALCMLALRKPENCSVIMEGGGALAALQAMKTHPREVAVQKQACMLIRNLVSRTRDFSQPILEMGAEDLISEARAAHRDCDDIAKAALRDLGCKVELRELWTGQKGGLAH; encoded by the exons ATGGCGGCGAAGCAGATTACCCAGGAGACCTTTGACGAGGTGGTGCAGGAGAACATCGTTGAATTTGGCCTAGAGCCGGAAGAAGCGCTCAACGAAGCCGTGCAGCAGTTTGAATCCCAAG GTGTCGATCTGAGCAACATAGTAAAGGAGGCCCCCAATCCGACCTCTGAGAAcggtcaggaacagaaccacgcGATTTTACAG ACCCTGGACTCGCTCCAGAAAGCCATCGTCGACTCCGACTCGAGTGAGATGGACGAGCTTCTGGGGAGCTTTGCCGAGCAGTGCAGGCGGGAGCTGGCGGTCCGTTACCTGGCGGGGCGGAAAGGGGCCTACGCGGCCGTGTTGGCTGCTGGCCGCCTGGCCTGTGAGGACCGCTGCTCCCTGCTGAAGGCCCTGGAGGCCCTGTCTGCGCTCACGGACGGCCAGCCTGACCTGCTCGACGCCTCcggccaggagctgctgctgcaggtgcTGCAGGGGAGCCGAGATGCCGCCGACTTGACGTTCGTGGCCATCCGCTGCGTGCGGCACGCCTGCCTCAAGCACGAGCAGAACCGGCAGGACCTGGTCAGAGGCGGGGTCCTCCCGCTGCTGGCGGGGGCCATTGTGCAGCACGGGGATCGCGCCAACGTGGTCCGGGAGGCCTGCTCTGGCCTTCGCATCATGACCTTTGACGACGACATCCGGGTGCCCTTTGGCCATGCCCACGACCACGCCAAGATGATTGTGTCGGATCACGACGGCTTGAGGATCCTGATAGAGGCCGCCAAAG CCTTCACAGATGACTGCAGCGTCCTGAGTGAAATCTGTGCCACGCTAGGACGCCTGGCTGTCCGCAACGAGTTTTGCCAGGAGATCGTGGACCTGGGAGGCTTGAATTTCATGGTGGCGTTGCTGGCAGACTGCATCGACCACCAG GAGCTGGTGAAACAGGTGCTGAGTGCCATCCGGGCCATTGCGGGCAACGATGATGTGAAGGATGCCATTGTCAACGTCGGAGGGACGGATCTTATCGTCTTAGCCATGAGCCGCCATCTTGCAAGCCCTCAG gtgTGTGAGCAGAGCTGTGCGGCATTGTGCATGTTGGCGCTGCGCAAGCCAGAAAACTGCAGCGTCAtcatggaggggggaggggcccTGGCGGCTCTGCAGGCCATGAAGACACACCCCCGAGAAGTGGCTGTCCAG aAACAAGCATGCATGCTGATCCGGAACCTTGTCTCTCGCACCCGGGACTTCTCCCAACCCATCCTAGAGATGGGAGCCGAAGACTTGATCTCAGAAGCCCGGGCGGCCCACCGGGATTGCGATGACATCGCCAAAGCGGCTCTGAGGGACCTCGGCTGCAAGGTGGAGCTGCGGGAACTCTGGACAGGCCAGAAAGGGGGTCTGGCCCATTGA
- the ARMC6 gene encoding armadillo repeat-containing protein 6 isoform X1 encodes MMGEVEQPGGFLATMAAKQITQETFDEVVQENIVEFGLEPEEALNEAVQQFESQGVDLSNIVKEAPNPTSENGQEQNHAILQTLDSLQKAIVDSDSSEMDELLGSFAEQCRRELAVRYLAGRKGAYAAVLAAGRLACEDRCSLLKALEALSALTDGQPDLLDASGQELLLQVLQGSRDAADLTFVAIRCVRHACLKHEQNRQDLVRGGVLPLLAGAIVQHGDRANVVREACSGLRIMTFDDDIRVPFGHAHDHAKMIVSDHDGLRILIEAAKAFTDDCSVLSEICATLGRLAVRNEFCQEIVDLGGLNFMVALLADCIDHQELVKQVLSAIRAIAGNDDVKDAIVNVGGTDLIVLAMSRHLASPQVCEQSCAALCMLALRKPENCSVIMEGGGALAALQAMKTHPREVAVQKQACMLIRNLVSRTRDFSQPILEMGAEDLISEARAAHRDCDDIAKAALRDLGCKVELRELWTGQKGGLAH; translated from the exons ATGATgggggag GTGGAGCAGCCGGGCGGGTTTCTGGCCACCATGGCGGCGAAGCAGATTACCCAGGAGACCTTTGACGAGGTGGTGCAGGAGAACATCGTTGAATTTGGCCTAGAGCCGGAAGAAGCGCTCAACGAAGCCGTGCAGCAGTTTGAATCCCAAG GTGTCGATCTGAGCAACATAGTAAAGGAGGCCCCCAATCCGACCTCTGAGAAcggtcaggaacagaaccacgcGATTTTACAG ACCCTGGACTCGCTCCAGAAAGCCATCGTCGACTCCGACTCGAGTGAGATGGACGAGCTTCTGGGGAGCTTTGCCGAGCAGTGCAGGCGGGAGCTGGCGGTCCGTTACCTGGCGGGGCGGAAAGGGGCCTACGCGGCCGTGTTGGCTGCTGGCCGCCTGGCCTGTGAGGACCGCTGCTCCCTGCTGAAGGCCCTGGAGGCCCTGTCTGCGCTCACGGACGGCCAGCCTGACCTGCTCGACGCCTCcggccaggagctgctgctgcaggtgcTGCAGGGGAGCCGAGATGCCGCCGACTTGACGTTCGTGGCCATCCGCTGCGTGCGGCACGCCTGCCTCAAGCACGAGCAGAACCGGCAGGACCTGGTCAGAGGCGGGGTCCTCCCGCTGCTGGCGGGGGCCATTGTGCAGCACGGGGATCGCGCCAACGTGGTCCGGGAGGCCTGCTCTGGCCTTCGCATCATGACCTTTGACGACGACATCCGGGTGCCCTTTGGCCATGCCCACGACCACGCCAAGATGATTGTGTCGGATCACGACGGCTTGAGGATCCTGATAGAGGCCGCCAAAG CCTTCACAGATGACTGCAGCGTCCTGAGTGAAATCTGTGCCACGCTAGGACGCCTGGCTGTCCGCAACGAGTTTTGCCAGGAGATCGTGGACCTGGGAGGCTTGAATTTCATGGTGGCGTTGCTGGCAGACTGCATCGACCACCAG GAGCTGGTGAAACAGGTGCTGAGTGCCATCCGGGCCATTGCGGGCAACGATGATGTGAAGGATGCCATTGTCAACGTCGGAGGGACGGATCTTATCGTCTTAGCCATGAGCCGCCATCTTGCAAGCCCTCAG gtgTGTGAGCAGAGCTGTGCGGCATTGTGCATGTTGGCGCTGCGCAAGCCAGAAAACTGCAGCGTCAtcatggaggggggaggggcccTGGCGGCTCTGCAGGCCATGAAGACACACCCCCGAGAAGTGGCTGTCCAG aAACAAGCATGCATGCTGATCCGGAACCTTGTCTCTCGCACCCGGGACTTCTCCCAACCCATCCTAGAGATGGGAGCCGAAGACTTGATCTCAGAAGCCCGGGCGGCCCACCGGGATTGCGATGACATCGCCAAAGCGGCTCTGAGGGACCTCGGCTGCAAGGTGGAGCTGCGGGAACTCTGGACAGGCCAGAAAGGGGGTCTGGCCCATTGA
- the SUGP2 gene encoding SURP and G-patch domain-containing protein 2 isoform X1, which translates to MISHRMAQETFNAVMQARAKRCRVDRSDAIDEALHQLRVNSRPAQRPRYDDDDLQDDGKFRRSDWREDPGEDYSLRSYRSSSPAEREEDYYPKNYAHPTTRNREYDRLSSVKRDYSTPSSRDEDYVRPASRERDYSRVPTRDAPRIRKADYTSPELLSEFRSPGLLEEAYGAQRNRDYDLDYKLKPEPEREFSPALRGGRGRGLRGKRGMVASGMLRKDMAAPIRKWNTKPLSLPEDSPEDSANQPKPRLAFAHRPHLSQRPTLGPFRNVLDSMKIINVKEPDLEHIDPSDIFATFGVEIIKWAGFNQIKRDPEYSELHRVLFTLETETCAKILASFKCSLKPEHRDFCFFVVKRLNHAALKTPKLDNKFLNLLLEKKVVMTKNCFFEVIKPFDQFMMRLQDCLLKSTTPLLMACNAYELSTKTSSFNDPAQMASAFETTVSLCRKSLALLGQTFALASTFRQEKILEAVGLQEVAPPPTMFPNFDTHTLFGREYMENLESWLETSGHQMQLKKPAAEPPAPNQRNVPEGRPKLKIPQRADRKVVETIEKLVNSTISGTLTGKEKFRMKGDPEYWFLHEEESLEHKYYKLKLAEMERLMSPAKEESQEKKTPEQRAMESVRTLLYVRKIASIKKRLFRRKRPGLLQRGARVRKVKKSTVGTQTLLSAGTMLKQQALNTLGPATLPSSSLGEARLPEEAPSPREAPDTGSLLGLPENSESAENEAVACQFPGVDAKTMETAEKLAEFVAQFGPEIEQFSTDNSADNPDLWFLQDRESSAFEYYRTKVYELCPSIDFDAVQETRLLEGEEEEEEEEAELEEEGSAAEMGAEESEEEEGQSSADVAEGAAKAEDSGVAEDGQAEGSAPGLSIPASGLGPEAPFQRKRISSKSLRVGLIPSKRICLIQEPEVHEPVRIAYDRPQRRVPFKKKSPLQKSKDLEFRQNRLTQKNIGFQMLQKMGWKEGRGLGLQGSGIKEPIKVNPTAGEGLGVAGKKNRDDNFDVFRQRMIQMYNLKKFSK; encoded by the exons ATGATCTCTCACCGGATGGCACAGGAGACGTTCAATGCTGTGATGCAGGCCAGGGCAAAACGGTGCCGCGTGGACCGGAGTGACGCCATTGACGAGGCACTCCATCAACTTCGAG TTAACTCGCGGCCAGCCCAGCGTCCCCGATATGATGACGACGATCTTCAGGACGATGGGAAGTTCCGGCGTAGTGACTGGAGGGAAGACCCTGGAGAAGACTATTCCCTGCGCTCCTACAGATCTAGCAGCCCCGCCGAGAGAGAAGAGGATTACTACCCCAAAAACTATGCCCACCCAACGACACGGAACCGAGAGTATGACCGCCTGTCTTCCGTGAAACGAGATTACAGCACCCCATCTTCCAGAGATGAAGATTACGTCCGCCCAGCCTCTCGAGAACGGGACTACAGCCGCGTCCCTACTCGAGATGCTCCTAGGATCCGTAAGGCGGACTACACTTCTCCGGAGCTGTTGAGCGAGTTCAGGTCGCCGGGGCTCTTGGAAGAGGCTTATGGAGCCCAGCGCAACCGGGATTATGACCTGGATTACAAGCTGAAGCCGGAGCCGGAGCGAGAATTTAGCCCTGCTTTGCGGGGCGGGAGAGGAAGGGGTCTCCGGGGGAAGCGTGGCATGGTGGCTTCAGGCATGCTCAGAAAGGACATGGCTGCTCCCATCAGGAAGTGGAACACCAAGCCTTTGTCTCTGCCGGAGGATTCCCCAGAAGACTCCGCCAACCAGCCCAAGCCAAGACTAGCATTTGCCCATCGCCCCCACTTAAGCCAGAGGCCAACTTTGGGCCCGTTTAGGAATGTCCTGGATTCCATGAAGATCATCAATGTGAAGGAGCCAGACTTGGAGCACATTGACCCCTCCGACATCTTTGCCACCTTTGGGGTGGAAATCATTAAATGGGCCGGATTCAACCAGATCAAGAGAGACCCAGAGTATTCGGAGCTCCACCGAGTGCTCTTCACGCTGGAGACGGAGACTTGCGCCAAGATCCTGGCCTCCTTCAAGTGCTCCCTGAAACCGGAGCACCGTGACTTCTGCTTCTTCGTTGTCAAGCGCTTGAATCACGCCGCACTGAAGACCCCCAAGCTGGACAACAAGTTTCTGAACctgctgctggagaagaaagTAGTGATGACCAAGAACTGCTTCTTTGAGGTGATCAAGCCTTTTGACCAGTTCATGATGCGTCTGCAGGACTGTCTGCTGAAGAGCACCACTCCTCTCCTGATGGCCTGCAACGCTTACGAGCTGAGCACCAAGACCAGCAGCTTCAACGACCCGGCGCAGATGGCCTCTGCTTTTGAGACCACCGTTTCCCTCTGCCGGAAATCCTTGGCCCTGCTGGGGCAGACCTTCGCCCTGGCGTCGACTTTCCGGCAGGAGAAGATCCTGGAAGCCGTGGGCCTCCAGGAAGTGGCCCCCCCGCCCACCATGTTCCCCAATTTCGACACCCACACCTTGTTTGGGAGAGAGTACATGGAGAACCTGGAGAGCTGGCTGGAGaccagtggccaccagatgcagctgaagAAACCGGCCGCCGAGCCTCCTGCTCCAAACCAGCGGAATGTTCCAGAAGGCAGGCCCAAGCTTAAGA TCCCACAACGAGCTGACCGGAAAGTCGTGGAGACGATTGAAAAGCTTGTGAACAGCACGATTTCTGGCACACTGACAGGAAAAGAGAAATTCAGAATGAAGGGAGACCCAGAATACTG GTTTTTGCACGAGGAGGAGAGTCTGGAGCACAAATACTACAAGCTGAAGCTGGCCGAGATGGAGAGGCTGATGTCGCCCGCGAAGGAAGAAAGCCAGGAAAAGAAGACGCCCGAACAGCGGGCGATGGAATCCGTGAGGACCTTGCTGTATGTGAGGAAAATCGCCAGCATCAAGAAAAGGCTCTTCCGGCGGAAAAGGCCCGGACTCCTGCAACGGGGGGCCAGAGTCCGGAAAGTGAAGAAATCCACAGTTGGGACCCAGACGCTCCTCTCGGCCGGGACGATGCTGAAGCAGCAAGCCCTGAATACTCTAGGCCCTGCCACCTTGCCTAGCTCCTCATTGGGTGAAGCCAGGCTTCCAGAAGAAGCGCCCTCCCCAAGGGAAGCTCCAGACACAGGCAGCTTGCTGGGACTCCCTGAGAACTCTGAGTCAGCGGAGAATGAGGCCGTGGCGTGCCAGTTCCCTGGCG TGGATGCCAAAACGATGGAAACAGCTGAGAAGCTGGCAGAGTTCGTTGCTCAGTTTGGCCCAGAAATTGAACAGTTCAGCACCGATAACAGCGCAGACAACCCAGACCTCTG GTTCCTCCAGGATCGAGAGAGCTCGGCGTTTGAGTATTACCGCACGAAAGTCTACGAGCTGTGCCCTTCCATCGACTTTGATGCTGTGCAAGAGACCAGACTCCTGGagggcgaggaggaggaagaggaggaggaggcagaactgGAGGAAGAGGGTTCGGCGGCTGAAATGGGAGCAGAGGAatcggaggaagaggaggggcagAGCTCGGCAGACGTGGCCGAAGGCGCGGCGAAAGCGGAGGACTCGGGCGTGGCTGAGGACGGGCAGGCTGAGGGCAGCGCCCCGGGGCTGTCCATCCCAGCCTCTGGGCTTGGCCCGGAGGCCCCCTTCCAGCGCAAGAGGATCAGCAGCAAGTCCTTGCGGGTTGGCCTGATCCCGTCCAAGAGGATCTGCCTCATCCAGGAGCCAGAAG TTCACGAGCCCGTCCGGATTGCTTACGACAGACCGCAGCGCCGGGTGCCCTTTAAGAAGAAG TCTCCTTTGCAGAAATCGAAGGACTTGGAATTTCGGCAGAATCGGCTGACGCAGAAGAACATCGGCTTCCAGATGCTCCAGAAGATGGGCTGGAAGGAGGGGCGAGGCCTGGGGCTGCAGGGCTCGGGCATCAAGGAGCCTATCAAAGT GAACCCCACTGCAGGGGAGGGCTTGGGTGTTGCAGGGAAAAAGAACAGAGACGACAATTTCGATGTTTTCCGCCAGCGAATGATCCAGATGTACAACCTGAAGAAATTCTCTAAATAG
- the SUGP2 gene encoding SURP and G-patch domain-containing protein 2 isoform X2 translates to MISHRMAQETFNAVMQARAKRCRVDRSDAIDEALHQLRVNSRPAQRPRYDDDDLQDDGKFRRSDWREDPGEDYSLRSYRSSSPAEREEDYYPKNYAHPTTRNREYDRLSSVKRDYSTPSSRDEDYVRPASRERDYSRVPTRDAPRIRKADYTSPELLSEFRSPGLLEEAYGAQRNRDYDLDYKLKPEPEREFSPALRGGRGRGLRGKRGMVASGMLRKDMAAPIRKWNTKPLSLPEDSPEDSANQPKPRLAFAHRPHLSQRPTLGPFRNVLDSMKIINVKEPDLEHIDPSDIFATFGVEIIKWAGFNQIKRDPEYSELHRVLFTLETETCAKILASFKCSLKPEHRDFCFFVVKRLNHAALKTPKLDNKFLNLLLEKKVVMTKNCFFEVIKPFDQFMMRLQDCLLKSTTPLLMACNAYELSTKTSSFNDPAQMASAFETTVSLCRKSLALLGQTFALASTFRQEKILEAVGLQEVAPPPTMFPNFDTHTLFGREYMENLESWLETSGHQMQLKKPAAEPPAPNQRNVPEGRPKLKIPQRADRKVVETIEKLVNSTISGTLTGKEKFRMKGDPEYWFLHEEESLEHKYYKLKLAEMERLMSPAKEESQEKKTPEQRAMESVRTLLYVRKIASIKKRLFRRKRPGLLQRGARVRKVKKSTVGTQTLLSAGTMLKQQALNTLGPATLPSSSLGEARLPEEAPSPREAPDTGSLLGLPENSESAENEAVACQFPGVDAKTMETAEKLAEFVAQFGPEIEQFSTDNSADNPDLWFLQDRESSAFEYYRTKVYELCPSIDFDAVQETRLLEGEEEEEEEEAELEEEGSAAEMGAEESEEEEGQSSADVAEGAAKAEDSGVAEDGQAEGSAPGLSIPASGLGPEAPFQRKRISSKSLRVGLIPSKRICLIQEPEVHEPVRIAYDRPQRRVPFKKKKSKDLEFRQNRLTQKNIGFQMLQKMGWKEGRGLGLQGSGIKEPIKVNPTAGEGLGVAGKKNRDDNFDVFRQRMIQMYNLKKFSK, encoded by the exons ATGATCTCTCACCGGATGGCACAGGAGACGTTCAATGCTGTGATGCAGGCCAGGGCAAAACGGTGCCGCGTGGACCGGAGTGACGCCATTGACGAGGCACTCCATCAACTTCGAG TTAACTCGCGGCCAGCCCAGCGTCCCCGATATGATGACGACGATCTTCAGGACGATGGGAAGTTCCGGCGTAGTGACTGGAGGGAAGACCCTGGAGAAGACTATTCCCTGCGCTCCTACAGATCTAGCAGCCCCGCCGAGAGAGAAGAGGATTACTACCCCAAAAACTATGCCCACCCAACGACACGGAACCGAGAGTATGACCGCCTGTCTTCCGTGAAACGAGATTACAGCACCCCATCTTCCAGAGATGAAGATTACGTCCGCCCAGCCTCTCGAGAACGGGACTACAGCCGCGTCCCTACTCGAGATGCTCCTAGGATCCGTAAGGCGGACTACACTTCTCCGGAGCTGTTGAGCGAGTTCAGGTCGCCGGGGCTCTTGGAAGAGGCTTATGGAGCCCAGCGCAACCGGGATTATGACCTGGATTACAAGCTGAAGCCGGAGCCGGAGCGAGAATTTAGCCCTGCTTTGCGGGGCGGGAGAGGAAGGGGTCTCCGGGGGAAGCGTGGCATGGTGGCTTCAGGCATGCTCAGAAAGGACATGGCTGCTCCCATCAGGAAGTGGAACACCAAGCCTTTGTCTCTGCCGGAGGATTCCCCAGAAGACTCCGCCAACCAGCCCAAGCCAAGACTAGCATTTGCCCATCGCCCCCACTTAAGCCAGAGGCCAACTTTGGGCCCGTTTAGGAATGTCCTGGATTCCATGAAGATCATCAATGTGAAGGAGCCAGACTTGGAGCACATTGACCCCTCCGACATCTTTGCCACCTTTGGGGTGGAAATCATTAAATGGGCCGGATTCAACCAGATCAAGAGAGACCCAGAGTATTCGGAGCTCCACCGAGTGCTCTTCACGCTGGAGACGGAGACTTGCGCCAAGATCCTGGCCTCCTTCAAGTGCTCCCTGAAACCGGAGCACCGTGACTTCTGCTTCTTCGTTGTCAAGCGCTTGAATCACGCCGCACTGAAGACCCCCAAGCTGGACAACAAGTTTCTGAACctgctgctggagaagaaagTAGTGATGACCAAGAACTGCTTCTTTGAGGTGATCAAGCCTTTTGACCAGTTCATGATGCGTCTGCAGGACTGTCTGCTGAAGAGCACCACTCCTCTCCTGATGGCCTGCAACGCTTACGAGCTGAGCACCAAGACCAGCAGCTTCAACGACCCGGCGCAGATGGCCTCTGCTTTTGAGACCACCGTTTCCCTCTGCCGGAAATCCTTGGCCCTGCTGGGGCAGACCTTCGCCCTGGCGTCGACTTTCCGGCAGGAGAAGATCCTGGAAGCCGTGGGCCTCCAGGAAGTGGCCCCCCCGCCCACCATGTTCCCCAATTTCGACACCCACACCTTGTTTGGGAGAGAGTACATGGAGAACCTGGAGAGCTGGCTGGAGaccagtggccaccagatgcagctgaagAAACCGGCCGCCGAGCCTCCTGCTCCAAACCAGCGGAATGTTCCAGAAGGCAGGCCCAAGCTTAAGA TCCCACAACGAGCTGACCGGAAAGTCGTGGAGACGATTGAAAAGCTTGTGAACAGCACGATTTCTGGCACACTGACAGGAAAAGAGAAATTCAGAATGAAGGGAGACCCAGAATACTG GTTTTTGCACGAGGAGGAGAGTCTGGAGCACAAATACTACAAGCTGAAGCTGGCCGAGATGGAGAGGCTGATGTCGCCCGCGAAGGAAGAAAGCCAGGAAAAGAAGACGCCCGAACAGCGGGCGATGGAATCCGTGAGGACCTTGCTGTATGTGAGGAAAATCGCCAGCATCAAGAAAAGGCTCTTCCGGCGGAAAAGGCCCGGACTCCTGCAACGGGGGGCCAGAGTCCGGAAAGTGAAGAAATCCACAGTTGGGACCCAGACGCTCCTCTCGGCCGGGACGATGCTGAAGCAGCAAGCCCTGAATACTCTAGGCCCTGCCACCTTGCCTAGCTCCTCATTGGGTGAAGCCAGGCTTCCAGAAGAAGCGCCCTCCCCAAGGGAAGCTCCAGACACAGGCAGCTTGCTGGGACTCCCTGAGAACTCTGAGTCAGCGGAGAATGAGGCCGTGGCGTGCCAGTTCCCTGGCG TGGATGCCAAAACGATGGAAACAGCTGAGAAGCTGGCAGAGTTCGTTGCTCAGTTTGGCCCAGAAATTGAACAGTTCAGCACCGATAACAGCGCAGACAACCCAGACCTCTG GTTCCTCCAGGATCGAGAGAGCTCGGCGTTTGAGTATTACCGCACGAAAGTCTACGAGCTGTGCCCTTCCATCGACTTTGATGCTGTGCAAGAGACCAGACTCCTGGagggcgaggaggaggaagaggaggaggaggcagaactgGAGGAAGAGGGTTCGGCGGCTGAAATGGGAGCAGAGGAatcggaggaagaggaggggcagAGCTCGGCAGACGTGGCCGAAGGCGCGGCGAAAGCGGAGGACTCGGGCGTGGCTGAGGACGGGCAGGCTGAGGGCAGCGCCCCGGGGCTGTCCATCCCAGCCTCTGGGCTTGGCCCGGAGGCCCCCTTCCAGCGCAAGAGGATCAGCAGCAAGTCCTTGCGGGTTGGCCTGATCCCGTCCAAGAGGATCTGCCTCATCCAGGAGCCAGAAG TTCACGAGCCCGTCCGGATTGCTTACGACAGACCGCAGCGCCGGGTGCCCTTTAAGAAGAAG AAATCGAAGGACTTGGAATTTCGGCAGAATCGGCTGACGCAGAAGAACATCGGCTTCCAGATGCTCCAGAAGATGGGCTGGAAGGAGGGGCGAGGCCTGGGGCTGCAGGGCTCGGGCATCAAGGAGCCTATCAAAGT GAACCCCACTGCAGGGGAGGGCTTGGGTGTTGCAGGGAAAAAGAACAGAGACGACAATTTCGATGTTTTCCGCCAGCGAATGATCCAGATGTACAACCTGAAGAAATTCTCTAAATAG